CGCACAATTTCCTTTATATCCAGGAGGCGGATCTTTTTACCATCCAGTTCTATCATACCATCTTTTTTGAATTCGGACAGGAGGCGGATAGCGGATTCTGTGGCGGTACCAACGAGGTTCGCAATTTCATCGCGGGAGAGGCGTACACTGAGGGTGTGTCCATCTTCTTCCACGCCGTATGTTTCTTTAATAAAGAGCAGGGTTTCTGCGAGGCGTTCCCGTACCGGCTTTTGCGCCAGGTGCGTGATTTTCAGCTCGGCTTTACGCAGCTCACTGGATAAGATGCGCATCATTTCAAAAGAAAGGGACGCGTCTTTTTGCAGGATGCTGAGGAAAAGATCTTTCGGAATAAAGCAGATAGAAGAATCTTCCAGGGCGGTAGCGGTGGCGGTATATCTTTCGTTACTCAGCAAGGCTTTGTAACCCATGATATCACCGTCTTTTACCAGGCGGATGATCTGTTCACGGCCATCATCGCCGCTATGAGAGAGCTTTATTTTTCCATCATTAATACAATACACACCAAATGGGTACGCCCCTTCATGAAAGATCACCTGACCTTTCTTGTAGATGGAACATACCTTTGCTGCATCAATCAGTTCCAGATTGTCGAGTTCTGTTTTACAGAAGATAGACGAGAAACGATCCTTACAGTCTTGGCAGGACGGATTTTGACATAAAGTACCCATAATCAATTCAGCAAAAGTACTAATTTACGGGCCCTTAACCAAAGCAATTGTAGTTGTGCCGCTTAATTATTATGTAATTTATAAACCATATGAAGTGCTGACAAGGTTTACACCCGAGGGTAATAAATCCTGCCTGGCAGATTACTTCAAAGTACCGCAGGATGTATATCCGGTAGGTCGTCTCGACTACGATAGTGAGGGGTTGCTCCTGCTTACCAATGACAAGTCGTTGAATAGCAGGCTGCTGTTGCCACAACATGCGCATGAAAGAGAGTACTGGGTACAGGTAGACGGGGCCATTACGAACGCAGCTATCAAACAATTAAAAGAGGGGGTACAGATTTCTGTGGATGGAAAAATACATCGTACGAAACCTTGTTTTGCAGAAATATTTGCAGCAGAACCCTTCCTGCCGCCCCGCAACCCACCTATCCGTTTTCGTAAAAGCATTCCGGCGCCCTGGATCCGTATGATTTTACAGGAAGGAAAGAACAGGCAGGTGAGAAAAATGACGGCAGCTGTAGGCTTTCCTACGTTGAGGCTTGTCCGTTATCGTATTGAGCACATTACCGTGGAAGGAATGCAGCCCGGAGACATGGTTCAGTTGAGCCGGGAAGAGATCCACCGGAAACTGCAGCTCACCTCCTTTTGAGATTTACGGAGATAGCTATACTATCGCGCGGGAATCAACAAATGCAGGATTCCAAAATCAGGCAACCTCAAAATCAAGAAATCCACAAATTTT
The Chitinophaga sp. MM2321 DNA segment above includes these coding regions:
- a CDS encoding pseudouridine synthase — translated: MPLNYYVIYKPYEVLTRFTPEGNKSCLADYFKVPQDVYPVGRLDYDSEGLLLLTNDKSLNSRLLLPQHAHEREYWVQVDGAITNAAIKQLKEGVQISVDGKIHRTKPCFAEIFAAEPFLPPRNPPIRFRKSIPAPWIRMILQEGKNRQVRKMTAAVGFPTLRLVRYRIEHITVEGMQPGDMVQLSREEIHRKLQLTSF
- a CDS encoding Crp/Fnr family transcriptional regulator; translated protein: MGTLCQNPSCQDCKDRFSSIFCKTELDNLELIDAAKVCSIYKKGQVIFHEGAYPFGVYCINDGKIKLSHSGDDGREQIIRLVKDGDIMGYKALLSNERYTATATALEDSSICFIPKDLFLSILQKDASLSFEMMRILSSELRKAELKITHLAQKPVRERLAETLLFIKETYGVEEDGHTLSVRLSRDEIANLVGTATESAIRLLSEFKKDGMIELDGKKIRLLDIKEIVRTANLQD